A window of the Candidatus Krumholzibacteriia bacterium genome harbors these coding sequences:
- a CDS encoding S8 family serine peptidase, whose translation MRLALIVAALSLLATASSSVTERSVGNQSFALREGVWYFIDEHDEEWRVAPGRIFVKLTQGATLELALNSPPLSALSLERRLPVANFYRFRFSPESNPIDVLAEAVSSPFVEAAFLDTYIRFLGDAYYDELWHLAEIRAEAGWKVTTGSSDVTIAIIDDGFEYYHEDLAANVWSNPSETPGDGVDNDADSLWYGSPLADDMVGWNFVDNDNDPSPRAIPGHDDPAHGTAVAGLVSATRDNDLGVAGVAGGSAAGRPQFVAVRVDFYGDVTDAVEYCWRKGFDIISMSWTNNDDYGLVHALLDSAYADGAVLVAASGNTPHRRVFPPASYSSVIAVGGVGAGGQQLDLSWGPEQELVAPTSKIYSGVPLWTTDNDSSITGYNPEIYCACPPSCNQRRA comes from the coding sequence ATGCGATTGGCTTTGATTGTCGCGGCGCTGAGTCTGCTGGCCACGGCCAGTTCATCAGTTACAGAACGGTCGGTGGGCAACCAGAGCTTCGCGCTGCGCGAGGGTGTTTGGTATTTCATCGATGAACACGACGAAGAGTGGAGGGTGGCGCCCGGCCGCATTTTCGTCAAGCTCACACAGGGTGCCACGCTGGAGCTCGCGCTGAATTCGCCGCCCCTCTCAGCGCTGAGCCTGGAGCGTCGGCTGCCGGTCGCGAACTTCTACCGGTTTCGATTTTCCCCGGAAAGCAACCCGATAGATGTCCTTGCAGAGGCCGTCTCGTCTCCGTTCGTGGAGGCGGCTTTTCTTGACACGTACATTCGGTTCCTAGGGGACGCCTATTACGACGAGTTGTGGCATCTAGCGGAGATCCGGGCGGAAGCTGGGTGGAAGGTGACAACCGGTTCCTCCGACGTGACCATTGCGATTATCGACGATGGATTCGAATACTATCACGAGGATCTGGCTGCCAACGTCTGGTCGAACCCAAGCGAGACGCCGGGCGATGGCGTTGACAACGATGCCGACTCACTCTGGTACGGGAGCCCGCTCGCAGATGACATGGTAGGATGGAATTTCGTTGATAACGACAACGACCCGTCTCCTAGGGCGATCCCCGGACACGATGATCCTGCCCATGGAACGGCCGTTGCGGGTCTCGTTTCGGCCACGAGAGACAATGATCTTGGTGTTGCCGGCGTCGCCGGCGGCAGCGCAGCGGGAAGACCTCAATTTGTGGCCGTCCGGGTGGACTTTTACGGCGACGTGACCGACGCCGTGGAGTACTGCTGGCGGAAGGGCTTTGACATCATTTCAATGAGCTGGACGAACAACGATGATTACGGACTCGTCCACGCTTTGCTGGACAGTGCGTATGCGGATGGGGCCGTCCTCGTCGCTGCTTCTGGAAATACCCCGCATAGGCGCGTATTTCCGCCTGCAAGCTATTCGTCGGTGATCGCCGTCGGCGGTGTGGGAGCGGGAGGGCAACAGCTCGATCTCTCCTGGGGACCGGAACAAGAACTCGTCGCTCCGACGTCGAAAATCTACTCGGGCGTTCCGCTGTGGACGACGGATAACGATTCGAGTATCACCGGTTACAATCCGGAGATCTATTGCGCATGCCCTCCGTCGTGCAATCAACGGCGGGCGTGA
- a CDS encoding S8 family serine peptidase, with the protein MKRFKNMFLLGAVLLSALLIIPSLQPVDAADGARPERVAPGLQKQLDEAAPDEMVTAIVKLRSIGPPPQANLGRSAVFGSLRQNARVSQAQLKSFLNRPDIRADVGVTREFWLDNLVLVQARKSVIEQIARRTDVEQVFDNYTVTVPPRPADDPLPDPHQSQPWDNIAYIGVKQVWTSFGLRGAGVRVGGLDTGVDINHPDIAGKMITNNPADPTYPGGWAEFDGNGNVIPGSVPHDSDQHGTHTTGTMVGGNASGWDVGVAPEASLMHGLVIPGGSGSFAQVVGGMEWIIDPDGNPATDDGAQVVNMSLGATGTYTEMVAPTDNMVAAGVFPSFSIGNSGPGASTTGSPGNVPSAFGVGATDNLDVIASFSSRGPVTWNFPPYVGTYTKPDISAPGVSIYSTVPGGEWEYSGWSGTSMAAPHVSGTVALMRQANPSMTVAEIKQILAQTALDLGAAGMDNNYGWGRVNAFAAVSAALVGVGTLDGTVASMGMPVEGALVRVADTGQRVTTDANGDYSIRIVAGDHTIEVSRFGYESASALVTLVADMTTTQDFDLVQLPSGAVAGTVTDSQSGMGVSASIAVKLAGQVVVNASTDPMTGAYSITLPVGTYDLVFTPVFPYPATTRNGIAVMEGMTTPLNVTLMPAQVLIVDDDAGGAFESYFEAAVAGAGRSYLTVSSPPTAAQMSAFETVVWFTGNDYTTTLTAADQAELAAYLNGGGRLFMTGQDIGYDIRTEAFYADYLHAAYVQDDVALGAVLGNPASPVGFGFSFAISGGSGASNQAYPSEINPVGGAMSAFFYDPNVPGAPVSVGEVTKNGGVVGDGIADSGTAGLTYENGYKLVYFAFGFEAIADASTRTELMDRVLDWLQGYPEINHTPLGDTEDTAHPYTVTATITSDFFTLDPSSFAVVYSANGGPDFTVAMIATGAPDEYAASIPAQASDTEVAYFIRAADVEGHASVDPLGAPLNRYSFYVGRDMVAPEIVHMPLRDTNDLTGPYPVMAEVTDNIGVESVYLLYSKNGGLWHRAKMIPPDPVSPVYLGEIPGPTMVGDQFDYFILAMDESYSGNVTREPATGSHSFSIVEEFVWDFEMDDGGLTQTGDVWQWGAPTSGPGMAHSGMNLWATILGANYPNSSNATLDLPAITIAADRPYAVFSFWHWYNMENTWDGGNVKVSTDGGATFQIVTPARGYDGVARSGNAGIPNEPCFTNIKEFWQEDVFDLSAFAGQQVILRLHFGSDGSVQRSGWYVDDMRLRSSDTDDVAPSFSNVVVPASTFDTAGPYVVSADVRDLFSGLASVDMYYSLDGGPFVQVPMTPGTGDQWSASIGGQAQGTRIRFYMEASDNAGNTTREPLGAPGDTHLFAILPSAPTLVLSSSTTLGAGLDGYRAALEANGYEADYWSFVSQGSEVLNHLSAYENIILEETSSMTSAEMTAYGAFLQSGTVGSKKGFFILARSVGLTSSNRPFIMQYLRSEYVQNDAGWKEITGEPGDPIGIGETFLLNGTSVDEIQRSTTYPGGLIVYRFTAPGTAAMSRAEYGETLEKYGEEWDGVVPDAPISLDAACGIRYNGDTYRSIYLTYDMSYVTELSRREGIMDRGLRWLASPEIVHSPLPDTEDTTSPYAVTALVYSDNLDPTRVRMTYDVGGGAVVVQMTPTANPDEWSASIPAQPLGTTVRYYLSAANLDGNTSYDPPTAPTDQHSFDVNADLTPPVIAHAPVGTTADITGPYVISADVTDNAGISSVQLSWRKNGGSTTTVAMTNTMGDTYEGSMPGPSVFGDLYEYFIVARDIAGVPNTARSPQNGFHSLEVVDFYAWDFEADDGGFSAIGQDWQWGSPTSGPGGAYSGVNLWATQLSANYTASSNSRLDSPPVVVPNGSTYAQMSLWMWYDTELNYDGMNVKVSTDGGSNWTILTPDIGYNATATSGNAGIAGERCFSGHGQKFWQKATFDMTPYKGQGVIVRLHFGSDGSVQYPGFYVDDVRIEGMEDTEGPAFVSRSIPLSTFDETGPYLVKATVVDALSGVAGVDMHYSTDGGTIYTTVAMTGTGSADEYGADIPGQSSGTRIKVYFSATDNASNGSTDPDGAPGTSTWEFGILPSGDYLVIVGGTAETTPLMFQEAFATLGRTYDIWDWDVSGVPDQSVLNAYQAIVVDESFYFDATQLAALTAFLNTDDGTRQQIFFMGRDLSFGSSARPFMEQYTGAAYVKDNPAWFQISSAPGDPIGAGETFTISGSYPDELKFSTTWTGAEAVYRYSGVGSASDRWDTEKENREFYEKEGKEWDPKLWPFAPSGPDSLAGVRFVGPSHSAVYFSFNLYYIQEPARRAAVLGRALDWLASTTTLTVAAGGETLGSPDAPTLLPQQLSLGQNYPNPFNPVTQMRIGIPAKHTTPVSLKIYNVRGQLVRTVFSGVKPAGYHTFKWDGTDEHGSPVATGVYFANFVADNTRLTRKMVLLK; encoded by the coding sequence ATGAAGAGATTCAAGAATATGTTCTTGCTCGGCGCGGTTCTTCTTTCCGCGCTGTTGATCATTCCGTCTTTGCAACCGGTGGATGCCGCGGACGGCGCCAGGCCCGAACGCGTTGCACCGGGTCTTCAGAAACAGCTCGACGAGGCGGCGCCCGATGAGATGGTCACCGCCATCGTCAAGCTTCGTTCCATCGGCCCCCCGCCCCAGGCGAACCTGGGTCGGTCAGCTGTGTTCGGTTCGCTTCGGCAGAATGCGCGTGTCTCGCAGGCGCAGCTGAAGTCGTTCCTGAACCGCCCGGACATCCGGGCCGACGTCGGTGTTACGCGCGAGTTCTGGCTGGACAACCTGGTTCTCGTCCAGGCCCGGAAGTCCGTGATCGAACAGATCGCGCGCCGCACGGACGTTGAACAGGTGTTCGACAACTACACCGTCACCGTGCCGCCGCGGCCGGCGGACGATCCACTGCCGGATCCGCACCAGAGCCAGCCGTGGGACAACATCGCCTACATCGGCGTCAAGCAGGTGTGGACCAGTTTCGGTCTGCGCGGTGCAGGGGTGCGTGTCGGCGGACTCGATACGGGTGTGGACATCAACCACCCCGACATCGCCGGCAAGATGATCACCAACAACCCGGCCGATCCCACCTATCCCGGGGGATGGGCCGAGTTCGACGGCAACGGCAATGTGATTCCCGGTTCGGTGCCGCACGACAGTGACCAGCATGGAACCCACACCACCGGCACCATGGTCGGCGGCAACGCCAGCGGGTGGGACGTGGGTGTCGCGCCGGAAGCCAGCCTGATGCACGGTCTGGTCATTCCGGGTGGAAGCGGGAGCTTTGCGCAGGTCGTGGGCGGCATGGAGTGGATCATCGATCCCGATGGCAATCCCGCCACCGACGACGGCGCGCAGGTTGTGAACATGTCGCTCGGCGCTACGGGAACGTACACCGAGATGGTGGCGCCCACCGACAACATGGTCGCGGCCGGCGTGTTCCCCAGCTTCTCGATCGGCAACAGCGGGCCTGGTGCCAGCACAACCGGCAGCCCGGGCAACGTCCCCAGCGCCTTCGGCGTGGGAGCGACCGACAACCTCGACGTGATCGCGTCGTTCTCGAGCCGTGGCCCGGTGACGTGGAACTTCCCGCCGTATGTCGGGACCTACACCAAGCCGGACATCTCCGCGCCCGGTGTCTCCATCTATTCCACCGTGCCCGGTGGGGAGTGGGAGTACAGCGGGTGGAGCGGCACGTCCATGGCGGCCCCGCACGTTTCGGGGACCGTTGCGCTCATGCGCCAGGCCAACCCCAGCATGACCGTCGCCGAGATCAAACAGATCCTCGCGCAGACGGCACTTGATCTGGGCGCGGCGGGCATGGACAACAACTACGGCTGGGGACGCGTCAACGCGTTCGCGGCCGTCAGCGCCGCGCTGGTGGGAGTGGGAACGCTCGACGGTACCGTCGCCAGCATGGGGATGCCCGTCGAGGGCGCCCTGGTTCGTGTGGCGGACACCGGCCAGCGCGTCACCACCGACGCCAACGGCGACTACAGCATCCGCATCGTGGCCGGCGATCACACCATCGAGGTGAGTCGCTTCGGCTACGAGTCCGCCTCCGCGCTCGTCACCCTGGTGGCGGACATGACGACCACGCAGGACTTCGATCTGGTTCAGCTGCCGTCCGGCGCAGTCGCCGGCACGGTAACCGACTCGCAGTCCGGCATGGGTGTGTCCGCTTCCATCGCGGTGAAGCTCGCCGGACAGGTGGTTGTGAATGCGTCGACGGATCCCATGACCGGTGCGTACAGCATCACGCTGCCGGTGGGAACCTACGACCTCGTCTTCACGCCGGTGTTCCCGTATCCCGCGACGACGCGGAACGGAATTGCCGTCATGGAGGGGATGACGACGCCGCTCAACGTGACGCTCATGCCGGCCCAGGTCCTCATCGTGGATGACGACGCCGGCGGCGCCTTCGAGTCTTACTTCGAGGCGGCGGTTGCGGGAGCGGGGAGGTCGTATCTCACGGTGAGTTCGCCACCCACGGCGGCGCAGATGAGTGCGTTTGAAACCGTGGTCTGGTTCACCGGCAACGACTACACCACCACGCTGACGGCCGCCGACCAGGCGGAACTGGCCGCGTACCTGAACGGCGGCGGCCGCCTGTTCATGACCGGCCAGGACATCGGCTACGACATCCGGACGGAGGCGTTCTATGCGGATTACCTGCATGCCGCCTACGTGCAGGATGACGTGGCACTCGGTGCCGTGCTCGGCAACCCGGCCAGCCCGGTGGGATTCGGCTTCTCGTTCGCCATCTCGGGTGGCAGCGGGGCCAGCAACCAGGCCTACCCGTCGGAGATCAATCCGGTGGGTGGCGCCATGTCGGCGTTCTTCTACGATCCCAACGTTCCGGGCGCGCCGGTTTCGGTCGGCGAAGTCACCAAGAATGGCGGGGTCGTGGGCGACGGCATCGCCGATTCCGGCACCGCGGGTCTCACCTACGAGAACGGTTACAAGCTCGTGTACTTCGCGTTCGGGTTCGAGGCCATCGCCGATGCCAGCACGCGCACCGAGTTGATGGACCGCGTGCTCGACTGGCTGCAGGGATACCCCGAGATCAACCACACACCGCTGGGCGATACCGAGGATACCGCGCACCCGTACACGGTGACCGCGACCATCACGTCCGACTTCTTCACGCTGGATCCGTCGAGCTTTGCCGTCGTGTACAGCGCGAATGGCGGGCCGGACTTCACGGTTGCGATGATAGCGACCGGTGCACCGGACGAATACGCGGCCAGCATTCCGGCGCAGGCGTCGGACACGGAGGTCGCGTACTTCATCCGCGCGGCGGACGTGGAGGGTCATGCCTCCGTGGATCCGCTGGGAGCACCGCTCAACCGGTACAGCTTCTACGTGGGCAGAGACATGGTGGCCCCGGAGATCGTTCACATGCCGCTGCGCGACACCAACGATCTCACCGGGCCGTATCCGGTGATGGCGGAAGTGACCGACAACATCGGGGTCGAGTCCGTGTACCTGCTGTACTCGAAGAACGGCGGCCTCTGGCACCGCGCGAAGATGATCCCGCCCGACCCGGTTTCGCCCGTGTACCTGGGCGAGATTCCGGGCCCCACCATGGTGGGTGACCAGTTCGACTACTTCATCCTGGCGATGGACGAGTCGTACTCGGGCAACGTCACGCGCGAGCCGGCCACGGGAAGCCACAGCTTCTCGATCGTCGAGGAGTTCGTCTGGGACTTCGAGATGGATGACGGCGGTCTCACGCAGACGGGTGACGTCTGGCAGTGGGGTGCCCCGACCAGCGGTCCGGGCATGGCTCACTCCGGGATGAACCTGTGGGCGACGATTCTCGGCGCCAACTATCCCAACAGTTCCAACGCCACGCTGGACCTGCCGGCGATCACCATTGCGGCCGACCGGCCGTACGCGGTGTTCTCGTTCTGGCACTGGTACAACATGGAGAACACGTGGGACGGCGGCAACGTCAAGGTTTCGACCGACGGCGGTGCCACCTTCCAGATCGTGACTCCCGCGCGGGGCTATGACGGCGTGGCCCGCAGCGGCAACGCGGGCATTCCCAACGAGCCCTGCTTTACCAACATCAAGGAGTTCTGGCAGGAGGACGTGTTCGACCTGTCGGCCTTTGCGGGCCAGCAGGTGATCCTCCGCCTGCACTTCGGCAGTGACGGCAGCGTGCAGCGCTCCGGCTGGTACGTGGACGACATGCGTCTGCGCAGCAGCGACACGGACGACGTGGCACCGTCGTTCAGCAACGTGGTGGTTCCGGCCAGCACGTTCGACACGGCGGGGCCGTACGTGGTGAGCGCCGACGTGCGCGACCTGTTCTCGGGTCTCGCCAGCGTCGACATGTACTACAGCCTCGACGGCGGCCCGTTCGTCCAGGTGCCAATGACACCGGGGACGGGCGACCAGTGGAGCGCGAGCATCGGCGGACAGGCGCAGGGTACGCGCATCCGCTTCTACATGGAAGCGTCGGACAACGCGGGCAATACCACCCGCGAACCGCTGGGGGCGCCGGGTGATACCCACCTGTTCGCCATTCTGCCCAGCGCGCCGACGCTGGTGCTTTCCAGCTCCACCACCCTGGGTGCGGGGCTGGACGGCTACCGGGCGGCGCTCGAGGCCAACGGCTACGAGGCCGACTACTGGAGCTTCGTGAGCCAGGGCAGCGAGGTCCTCAATCACCTGAGCGCGTACGAGAACATCATCCTGGAGGAGACGAGCAGTATGACGTCCGCCGAGATGACGGCGTACGGTGCGTTCCTGCAGTCCGGGACGGTCGGGTCCAAGAAGGGCTTCTTCATCCTGGCGCGGAGCGTCGGACTCACCTCCTCCAACCGCCCGTTCATCATGCAGTACCTGCGTTCCGAGTACGTGCAGAACGACGCGGGCTGGAAGGAAATCACCGGTGAGCCGGGCGATCCCATCGGCATCGGCGAGACGTTCCTGCTGAACGGCACGTCGGTGGATGAGATCCAGCGTTCCACCACCTATCCGGGTGGCCTCATCGTGTACCGGTTCACCGCTCCGGGAACCGCGGCGATGTCCCGCGCGGAGTACGGAGAGACTCTCGAGAAGTACGGAGAGGAGTGGGACGGTGTGGTGCCGGATGCGCCGATCAGTCTCGATGCGGCGTGCGGTATCCGTTACAACGGAGACACCTACCGTTCGATCTACCTCACCTATGACATGAGCTATGTAACCGAGCTGTCGCGTCGCGAGGGCATCATGGATCGCGGCCTGCGCTGGCTCGCGTCGCCGGAAATCGTGCACAGCCCGCTGCCGGACACCGAGGACACCACCAGCCCGTATGCGGTGACTGCGCTGGTGTACTCGGACAACCTGGATCCGACGCGCGTGCGAATGACGTACGACGTCGGCGGCGGAGCGGTGGTTGTGCAGATGACACCCACCGCGAATCCAGACGAGTGGTCGGCGTCGATACCGGCGCAGCCGCTGGGAACGACCGTGCGGTATTACCTGAGCGCGGCCAATCTCGACGGCAATACGTCGTATGACCCGCCGACGGCTCCGACGGACCAGCACTCGTTCGATGTCAACGCCGACCTGACACCGCCGGTGATCGCGCACGCGCCCGTGGGCACGACGGCCGATATCACCGGGCCGTATGTCATCTCGGCGGATGTCACCGACAATGCGGGTATTTCCTCCGTTCAGCTCTCGTGGCGTAAGAACGGCGGCAGCACCACCACGGTGGCGATGACCAACACCATGGGCGACACGTATGAGGGCTCGATGCCGGGACCGTCGGTATTCGGCGACCTGTACGAGTACTTCATCGTGGCCAGGGATATTGCCGGCGTTCCGAACACGGCACGCAGTCCGCAGAACGGATTCCACAGCCTTGAGGTCGTTGACTTCTACGCGTGGGACTTCGAAGCGGACGACGGGGGATTCTCGGCCATCGGCCAGGACTGGCAGTGGGGTTCGCCCACCAGCGGCCCGGGTGGCGCCTACTCCGGCGTGAACCTGTGGGCGACGCAGCTCTCGGCCAACTACACCGCGAGCAGCAACTCCCGCCTCGACTCGCCGCCGGTGGTGGTACCCAACGGGAGTACCTACGCGCAGATGAGCCTGTGGATGTGGTACGACACGGAGCTCAACTACGACGGTATGAACGTGAAGGTCTCCACCGATGGCGGTTCCAACTGGACGATTCTCACGCCCGACATCGGCTACAACGCCACGGCTACCAGCGGCAACGCCGGTATTGCGGGTGAGCGCTGCTTCAGCGGTCACGGCCAGAAGTTCTGGCAGAAGGCGACGTTCGACATGACCCCGTACAAGGGTCAGGGCGTCATCGTCCGCCTGCACTTCGGCAGTGACGGCAGCGTGCAGTATCCAGGCTTCTACGTCGACGACGTGCGCATCGAGGGTATGGAGGACACGGAGGGGCCGGCGTTCGTTTCGCGGTCCATCCCGCTCAGCACCTTCGATGAAACGGGTCCGTACCTGGTGAAGGCGACGGTTGTCGACGCACTCTCCGGCGTGGCTGGAGTGGATATGCACTACAGCACCGACGGCGGAACGATCTACACGACCGTGGCCATGACCGGCACGGGCAGTGCGGACGAGTACGGGGCGGATATCCCGGGTCAGTCGAGCGGTACGCGCATCAAGGTGTACTTCTCGGCCACCGACAACGCTTCAAACGGGTCCACCGATCCGGACGGGGCGCCGGGAACCTCCACCTGGGAGTTCGGCATCCTGCCCTCGGGTGACTACCTGGTCATCGTGGGTGGCACCGCGGAGACCACTCCGCTCATGTTCCAGGAGGCGTTCGCCACCCTGGGACGCACCTACGACATCTGGGACTGGGACGTGAGTGGAGTCCCGGACCAGTCCGTCCTCAACGCCTACCAGGCGATCGTCGTAGATGAGAGTTTCTACTTCGATGCCACGCAGCTTGCGGCGCTGACCGCCTTCCTCAACACGGACGACGGAACGCGCCAGCAGATCTTTTTCATGGGACGCGACCTGTCGTTCGGCTCCTCGGCGCGGCCGTTCATGGAGCAGTACACCGGCGCGGCCTATGTGAAGGACAACCCGGCGTGGTTCCAGATTTCGAGCGCGCCGGGTGACCCCATCGGGGCGGGCGAAACCTTCACCATCTCCGGGAGCTACCCGGACGAACTGAAGTTCTCGACCACCTGGACGGGTGCCGAGGCGGTCTATCGGTACAGTGGCGTGGGCTCGGCCTCCGACCGGTGGGACACCGAGAAGGAGAACCGCGAGTTCTACGAGAAGGAAGGCAAGGAGTGGGATCCGAAGCTGTGGCCCTTCGCACCGTCCGGACCGGATTCACTGGCCGGCGTGCGGTTCGTGGGACCGAGCCACTCGGCGGTCTACTTCTCCTTCAACCTGTACTACATCCAGGAGCCGGCACGGCGTGCAGCCGTTCTCGGCCGCGCGCTCGACTGGTTGGCGTCCACCACGACGCTCACCGTGGCGGCGGGTGGCGAGACATTGGGATCGCCCGACGCGCCGACTCTGCTGCCTCAGCAGCTCTCGCTGGGCCAGAACTACCCGAACCCGTTCAACCCGGTCACGCAGATGCGGATCGGCATACCGGCGAAACACACCACGCCGGTGAGCCTGAAGATCTACAACGTGCGGGGCCAACTGGTGAGGACGGTGTTCAGCGGTGTGAAACCGGCGGGATACCATACGTTCAAATGGGATGGCACCGACGAACACGGGAGCCCTGTGGCGACCGGCGTCTACTTCGCGAACTTCGTCGCGGACAACACGCGGCTGACGCGCAAGATGGTGCTTCTCAAGTGA
- a CDS encoding efflux RND transporter periplasmic adaptor subunit, whose translation MARRIIVTITILVVVIAALAFVKYRQIMAAMEGGAWTPPPEAVTTVVAEEVQWMGTINAVGSVAAVNGVILSADLPGVVQEITFDSGRRVAAGDVLVRLDTSQEQAQLKGAEAQRDLAKLNLDRARDLLTKEAISESDFDRVDAEMRGAEAAVEGYRATIDRKTIRAPFAGILGIRQVNLGQYLAGGDPVVPLQQLEPIYVNFAVPQQDGGRLKPGNDVLARTQSVDGPVAGKITAINSLIDTATRNVDVQATFANRNAALRPGMFVDVEVELGSATSVVTLPASAVSYAPYGNSVYIVEDVTGPDGSTYRGVRQQFVRLGAARGDQVAILSGVNAGEEVVTSGVFKLRPGAAVLVNNEVQPANSQTPNPQDG comes from the coding sequence ATGGCCAGGAGAATAATCGTAACCATCACCATTCTGGTGGTGGTGATCGCCGCCCTCGCGTTCGTCAAGTACCGTCAGATCATGGCTGCCATGGAGGGCGGTGCCTGGACGCCGCCGCCGGAGGCCGTGACCACGGTGGTCGCCGAGGAAGTGCAGTGGATGGGGACCATCAATGCCGTCGGCAGCGTCGCGGCGGTAAACGGCGTCATCCTCAGCGCGGACCTGCCCGGCGTGGTGCAGGAGATCACCTTCGACTCCGGGCGGCGTGTGGCCGCGGGCGACGTGCTGGTGCGCCTGGACACGAGCCAGGAGCAGGCGCAGCTCAAGGGTGCCGAGGCGCAGCGTGACCTCGCGAAGCTCAACCTGGACCGCGCGCGCGACCTCCTGACGAAGGAGGCGATCTCCGAGTCCGACTTCGATCGCGTGGATGCGGAAATGCGCGGCGCGGAGGCGGCCGTGGAGGGGTACCGCGCCACCATCGACCGCAAGACCATCCGCGCGCCGTTCGCGGGGATCCTCGGTATCCGCCAGGTCAACCTGGGCCAGTACCTCGCCGGGGGGGACCCGGTGGTGCCGCTGCAGCAGCTCGAGCCCATCTACGTGAACTTCGCCGTCCCCCAGCAGGACGGCGGGCGGCTCAAGCCGGGCAACGACGTCCTGGCGCGGACGCAGAGTGTCGACGGACCCGTCGCCGGCAAGATCACCGCCATCAACTCGCTCATCGACACCGCCACGCGCAACGTCGATGTGCAGGCGACCTTCGCCAACAGGAACGCCGCGCTGCGTCCGGGCATGTTCGTCGACGTGGAGGTCGAGCTGGGCAGCGCGACCTCGGTGGTTACGTTGCCGGCCTCGGCGGTGAGCTATGCACCGTACGGAAACTCCGTCTATATCGTGGAGGACGTGACCGGGCCGGACGGGAGTACCTACCGCGGCGTGCGCCAGCAGTTCGTGCGCCTGGGGGCCGCGCGCGGTGACCAGGTGGCGATTCTCTCCGGCGTCAACGCCGGCGAGGAGGTCGTGACCTCGGGCGTGTTCAAGCTGCGGCCCGGCGCGGCGGTGCTGGTGAACAACGAGGTCCAGCCCGCCAACAGCCAGACGCCCAACCCGCAGGACGGCTAG